Sequence from the Schaalia sp. 19OD2882 genome:
CGAATCGGACTGGTGTCCAAGTCGGGCACACTCACCTACCAGATGATGTTCGAGCTGCGTGACATCGGCTTCACCACCTGCATCGGCATCGGGGGCGACCCGGTCGTCGGCACCACGCACATCGATGCCCTGGAGGCCTTCGAGAAGGACCCCGACACCGACCTGGTCGTCATGATCGGCGAGATCGGCGGCGATGCCGAGGAGCGCGCAGCCAAGTGGATCAGCGAGAACATGACCAAACCGGTCGTCGGATACGTCGCAGGCTTCACTGCTCCTGAAGGCAGGACCATGGGGCATGCGGGCGCGATCGTGTCAGGCTCGGCGGGCACGGCTTCCGCCAAGGCCGAAGCCTTGGAGGCTGTCGGTGTGCGCGTGGGCCGGACCCCTTCGCAGACCGCGCTGTTGGCGCGCGAGGAGCTGGCCAAGTTGGGTTGACGCCTGTGAGACGGCCCCCACGGGTCGATGGCCTGTACCCCTTGCCCGGGGCGTGGCCCTGGTTGTGGGACACTGTGGGGCGCACAGGGGCGGACACCGCCCCCGCGCACTCACCCTGCGGCCGACAATCAGCGAGCTGCCCAGAACGAGAAGAGGCGACCATGACCACCTACCCGTCAATGCCGCAGTCCGACACCACGAAGATCCAGGTGATGCCCAGCTTCTGCATCGGAGACCGGATCGCTGACGCCCTGGAGACCTACCGTGCCCTGTTCACGGACTCGCGCGTCGAAGGGATCCTCCAGCCGGACCCGGCGGGAGCGATCGTCGCCGCTGACCTCACGATCCACGGAAGCACCCTCAACCTTCTCGACGGCGGAGGATCCCTTCGCCCGACCGGCGCCCTCAGCCTGCTCACCAATTTCGACCCGGGCGTGCTGCCGGGTGCCGACGAGTACCTGCGCAGTGTCTGGCAAGGGCTGTCGGATGGGGGAGAAGTGCTCATGCCGCTCCAGGCCTACCCGCACTCGCCCCTGTACGGCTGGGTCAAGGACCGTTTCGGTGTTCATTGGCAGCTCATGCTCACCGATCCGGCGGGTGAACCGCGCCCGTTCCTCACTCCGAGCCTCATGTTCGACCGCCTCGAGACCGCCACCGCACTGCGCGCCAGGGCCGATCATGCCCAGGTCTTCGCCGGTGTCGCCCCGGAGATGACCGGGTTGGGGCATGCGGCGCCCTACCCCGGGCAGGGGAGTCGGGCCGGAGTGGCCGGAGTCGGTGGTGAGCGCGAGGTCGGCGCTGTGGGCGCCGAACCGGGTCCGGACGTGCGGGTCATGTTCTCCGAGGCCCTGCTCGGGGGAACCCACGTGGCCTACATGGACACGGGTGTGGAGCTGGACATGCCGTTGAACAT
This genomic interval carries:
- a CDS encoding VOC family protein: MTTYPSMPQSDTTKIQVMPSFCIGDRIADALETYRALFTDSRVEGILQPDPAGAIVAADLTIHGSTLNLLDGGGSLRPTGALSLLTNFDPGVLPGADEYLRSVWQGLSDGGEVLMPLQAYPHSPLYGWVKDRFGVHWQLMLTDPAGEPRPFLTPSLMFDRLETATALRARADHAQVFAGVAPEMTGLGHAAPYPGQGSRAGVAGVGGEREVGAVGAEPGPDVRVMFSEALLGGTHVAYMDTGVELDMPLNMGSSMLVKAVGQEQVDHVWTMSADPDTEVCGWMQDGFGLSWQVAPNNIHELLQAPGAMARMQQMKKIDIAALAELA